In Desulfobulbaceae bacterium, the DNA window TTCTACCAATATCCGATAATTCTTGGAGTGGGTATCTTGAAATAGGATAACATTTCTCTGAACCCTGTCCAATTACAGCTCTTCCTCTGACTTCGCCTATTTAACCACTTGAAGACTATCTGACACGCATGCCAGCGAAATTTCCGCAGCATATCACAGTTACCGCTAACTCCGTAATAATTGAAGTGTCCTTGCAGTTTCTGCTTGAGCTTGGTGAGCAATGCAGCGGTTCCAAGTTTGCTGCGATCTTTCTTTATCCAGTCTTCAATCGCAGCCAAGGCAACTCGGAACTTAGACATGGCTGTCTGCATCGTCATCAACGGTTTTCCTGCTCTACTCAGACCCCAGCGATATTCGAATCCTAGAAAGGTAAAGCTATTGTTATTCTCGGTCTCGAATCGGGTGAATTTAATCACCTTCGTTTTCTCGACAGACAGCTCTAATTTGAACTTTCCCAGGCGCATACCGAGGTCTTTGGAGAACCGTTGTTCATCTTCGCGATACTGAAAGCAACAGACAAAATCGTCTGCAAAACGCATCAGCATTACATCTCCGCTGCAACGTGGCTTTACAATCTTCTCAAACCATAAATCGAGTACATAGTGCAGGTAGATGTTGGCTAGTACGGCTGAAACTACACCGCCTTGAGGAGTTCCGGTTACAGGGAATACAACCTGTCCATCTTCCTCAAGAATACCGGCCTTCAACCATTTACGAATCAGCCCGATAAAAGCACGGTCATTGATCCGCTGTTCCAGCATTTTCAGCAACCACTCGTGGTCGATGTGGTCAAAGAACCCCTTGATATCGGCATCAACTACCCAACGATATCTACCCCGGTGCAGCTTTTGGCTAAGTTCGAGAGCAGCCCGCTGCGGGCCTTTGCCTCGTCGATAACCATGGCTACAGGGCAAAAAGTCCTGCTCATATATTGTTGACAATATCTGAGCGGCAGCAGACTGCACTAATTTATCGCCGATCACCGGGATTCCGAGCGGGCGCTGTTTGCCGCCGGGTTTTGGAATATTACGGCGACGTACCAGCTTGGCCTTATAACGCTTCTCCTTCAGAGCTGTTGCCAACTGGCTAACATTTTCTTCCAGATCCGTTTCAAAGGCTTTCCAGTCAACTCCATCCACTCCTGGGGCTGCCTTCCGGTTTAACTGCGGAAAGCACTCTATCAGGTTCTTTTCGTTCAACAGGCTATACAGATTTCCGAATCGGTGTTTTGGATCTTCCTTTGCTCTTTTTGCTATTCCCCGCAGTGAGGTTTGCATATGTTTATCAGCCTGTCGTATCTGCATATGTTTCCTTTGCGAGCTACACAATACCGTCATCCCCTTCCCCATGTGAACGGCCCTACCGTCTCAGAGTACTATGAGATGATCTGACTCCCTTAATCCCGTCGGACGCTCTTCTTGCGGTTGATACGTCCTACCTCCAATCCTTCGATCGGAGGAAGAGTAAGGGTCTCCCAGATAAGCGCAGACTTCGAGTTCCTGATGCTTCTCTCACTACATGCCACGCTCTCGGACCCCGGCAGTCCCTCAAGATCTCACCATAGCGATCTCTGTGTGCTGGCTTCCGGCACGTTAAAACCGTCGCCAACTGCTTCTTTTCTACTAACGGGGCTGAATTGCTTTGGGGAGGTACGTCTCCCCTGCGGCCTACAGTGTTCCCTGTGTACGCTTCACGACTGTTGTTCGCCTTAGTTCCAGCTCCGCGAGTCGCGCAACACTCGGTACGGGCTGCTGGTTAAGCTTTACCCGATTGGGACTTCTCACCTTGATACTGGGCAAGGCACCCTATAAGAAGCACCAAGCTGCGCTTGGCGCACGAACGTTGCAATCACCAGAAAACAGGGGAACGCTGGTGATTGCAGTGAGAGTGAACTTAAATTAGCCAATACACTTCAACATGCCTATCCCCTGCTTTTCTGGTGAATTGGCCTTGTTGGGCTATGTAATTGAATTTAATCATCATAATCTTCATCTATGTCGTATTCAATTGGCTTACGATACTCATAATCGTTTTCTAGGTTATTTAGTCTTTCCTTAAGGAGTTTGGCATTGACGTAGTCACCGGTCTCACTCAAGAACCGAGAATAAAAAGTTAAAGTGTATTTGTGATAAGGATTGTCATTCAAAACCTCTTCAAATAAGTCTCTGGCAAGACCATGCTCGTCTTGACGCCAATGCATGTAGGCTAATGACGATTTTATTGATGGGTCGTCAGGCCTATGATATGAAGCTTTCTCAAAATAATCTTTAGCATCATCAAAATAGTTGTAACGAGCTTTTATATGGCCCCAATCTCTATACAACCACCATACCTGCTGGCCAATCTTTCTTGCCACCTCAATAGCAGATTCAAAAGCCTGATCACAGCTATTCCATTGCCCCAGTCTAGCGTTGCATCTGCCAATATAAGCAAGCACCTCAACGTCATCTGGTACAATTTTCTGTAACAATCTATATAGTTCGAAAGATTTGCTGTATTGTTTATCTCTATATAATTTTCTTGCTGTTGGCTTTATCTCTTCTACAATTAATATTTTCAACTCCTTAGCTTTATCAATTTGTTCTGACATGGATAGATGATGAACAAACTCAGCCACAATACTTGGGTTTTTATTTATAAGATCTAGTTCATATTCGTATTTGTCCTGATAATACTTTGCAGCAGTATTATGAAATGAATCATTGTCTTCCTTTTTTATAGTAGTGATAAAATACCGTCTAACTGCTTCATTCATTTCCAAATATTTACCATCAAAATTCAAAATACATCTTGTTGATAATTCATTAATTATTTTCTCTAGTTCTGATTCCGACACTTTTTTTAGTAAGCTTAATTCGATAGGTTTTCTGAAGACAGCTAAAAGTTGTAGGCATTTTTTTCATCTTCTGAAAGTGAGACATGCTTGAGCAATTCACCAGCCACATAGCCACTAATTTCATTCACCTTTATAATGCTTGATAATTCACTGAATTCTTTATCTTTAATTGCATCGACAACAATTTTTGCTGAAAGAGGATGCCCCTTTACCAAATCGATTAAATCCTGTGGCGGCTCTGGTATTGACTCATCTTTTATAAGGTTGCAACGGCGCATGTGAAACTCAATAATTCTTCTTGCGTATATATCGTTGATTCTTTTTAGTGGCAAATGGGCAACACCTGAATTGTTCACCCATTTCCAGGGAAGCCATTGACTGCTGACAATAAACAATCTACCTCCTATATATTGTTTGCAGTTTGCAGCTTCTTCCATCATAATTGACAGTTGATTATGGTCGCGAGCCGTCCCTGATTTTAAAATATCATGGAGGTCATCAATCACTAATGCTCTTTTGGGTTTTTTATAAAATTCTATAAATATTTTCCTAACAATTTGACGAAAGACATTGCCAGTTGCAGTAGACAGGCTGTCAATATCAATAAAGATACCAACTAAATACCCAATCTCGGCAATAAGCCTTGGCGCTCTTGCTTCTTTTGAAATATAGACTCTTAATATTTCCCAATCCCCAAATTGTTTTTTAAACATCCAATGAACAAAAGAACTTTTCCCCATACCAATAGCGCCAGTAACAACAATTACCTTATTGTCCGGGTTGCCCAAAAAGTTACGAATTTGATCGACATCAGACCCTCGATTTTGGAAAGATTCAATGATTTCTCTTTCTCCGGAAAATTCTTGCTGAACAATAGGTTGTGTCGGAATTAAAGAGAGGTTTGCTGGAAGATCATTAGGTATAGAGGGTAATTTTTTGGAAATTTTTCTTAAATATTTTAGGCATGCAAATAAATCGTCCGCTAAATCATCAGGGATATTTTTTATAAGTTTAGAAAGGATATCGATTGTACTATTTACCCTAATTGCCCATAACAAAGTCGTATTTTCAACCTTCTCGTCGATTGGGACATTTAAAAATGACTTTTCAATAGTATCAATGCCGCCATCGTATAAAGGCAAAATGCTATGCCTGATATACTTCAAATTTTGCCCAACAAGATTCGGGAGTTTTGCAAAATTCTCTGACAAAAAAAGATCCATCCACTCTATAGCTGGTGATATATCAGATGCTTTCAGCCATTCAATTGTCTCTTTTTTAAATGCTTCAATATCATTTAACCATTCACTTTCCTTTATACAAATTATTGGATAAGGGAAAGGGTGGTAACAATTTGGTGCGTTATTTAATGATCCTTTTTTGGCATAAAAACAATTTTGATCTACGGTCAATTCAAGTATAGCTTCAGTTTTCGATGGCAACTTATCATAGAAATGCGCATGACCTTTTAGGTATGTCCCCCAAGCTTCTGGAATATTGTAAAACGACCCCCCAAATTCTGCTGTATTGGCATAACAAAAGAGTGTTTCACTGGAGGCAAGAAGATTGGCTATAGATTCAAATAAAGCTGTAGGTGGCGACTCTGAAGGGCAAATTATTATATTAGGTTGTTGTTCCTTGTTTGATAAAATTTTCCCTATAACTTCTGTGTGGAGACTGTCAATACAGGGAATTACAGAAATTAATATTGGTTCCCCCTTACATTCAATTCGAAAAGATTTTGGTTCTTTTTCCGGTGTAACTAAGTTCGGTTCCCATTTCGATTTTTTAATTTTTTTTGCGAGATACACTGTTCCATCAGGACAAATGATGGGGCTACATGCACTACCTACAAAATTGGAATCTTCATAAATTTTCAAATTACGGTATATCGATTCTGCATTGGCTCCAGACTGGACTCGATGAGTCCCTGCAACAATAATCATCGAATATTCTATGGATACTTTTCGTAATTCTAAAAGTACTTGCGGTGGGACCGAATATTCCGGAAAAACAAGCAGGTGGCAGTTGTTTTCACCTGACCAATTTGCAATATTCAGTAATTTGGCGCGGATATGCTCGACATATGTACTTTTGGACTCAACTAGGTACTCTTGTATTTCATCAATTGAACGTAATTTCCCGAGAGGATTATTCTTTTCGTTAAAAGCAACTGGCTCTTCAAGGTAGTCAATTGGAGGATCGTAATATGAAGTATTGTAATAAATCTGTGCAAGATGAATTTTGACCATTTTGACTCCTTTACTTACGATACTTATTTATATTTGTGCCTATTAAGCCCAACATTGTTAATAAGTGGAAACTTTCCATGCTATTGGCCGTAATATATTACGAAATTTTCCATATATTGTGATATATAGCCTTCAAAGTGGAAAATACTTTCCACTTATTCCACACTATTGCGTTTCTATGTATATTTTCCATATATTCCGATATTAGTGCCCTAACATGGAAAGTCACCAGTTTTTCGCGCCAATTCTGCCGTAAGGCGAATGATGAGCTGCCCCCCGACACTACTCTTTTGTTACTTGCTAGTCCCCAAACGTTCAGAGCCCTCCTGAGGCCGTGGTGTGCGAGCTACGAGCAATGGTACTGACAGGGCAAGATGGCAACTGCACAATGCTATTGTTTTCCTATCACACAAAACAGACTATTGCGAGATATATTGATGTTGTCAACAGAAAAGGAAAAGAAAGAAAAAAGAAGAAAAGGGGGCGAGTAAAAAAAAGGGGTCGGGTCCGCTCTTGACTTTTGCAAAACTTGCGTTCTGCCTCCATTGCCAAAGTAAGGGCAACGCTCTCGGCCGAAAAAACAGGCTGAATATATTTTCTCGTGATTATCCTAAAGAATTATCTGCGGGTTAAATATGGGAAGTGTCCCACTTCTTTCCTGGATTCCCGCCAAAAGCATGCGGGAATGACGAGAGAATTAAATGTGACAAAGTAGAACTAATATCAAAAATTAATCAATTATTTCAATTGATTAATGTGTCTTTAATGTAACAAAGTAGAGTTAATCAGAATATATTCAAGAGTGGGATATCGGAAATAACAATGGCAAGGAATACAAAGATACTCGACAACTGGTGATCTATCCTTTCCATTCCAGAGCAAAAGTTTGCAAATTGTTTGCAAATAAAAAAAGCACCTAACTCAAAAAGAGTTAGGTGCTTAATACTAACAATGGTCGGGATGAGAAGATTCGAACTTCCGGCCCCTTGACCCCCAGTCAAGTGCGCTACCAGGCTGCGCTACATCCCGACACAATCTTAAAAAACCATATTACTTACGACAGTATTTTTTTTATTGAGACCAGTTCTTCCTTAATTCTACCTAATATATTTCCGACCTGAGGGGAACTGGTTTTTTGTTCCTTATGATCAGTTTTTTCCTGTGCCAAATACTTTTTGACTCCGGCAAGAGTCATCCCTTTATCATAAATCAAGCTTTTGATTTTCAGGACATTTTCAACATCAACTTTCCGATAAAGCCGTTGCTTTGAATCGGCACGTTGAGGCTTTATTACAGTAAACTCAGACTCCCAATAACGCAAGGTGTGTGATTTAATTGCTGTAATATCACACACTTCACCTATTTTAAAATACGCTTTATCTGGAATTTGAGCAAATCCGTTTGGTTGCCCCACAGTAACAATCCAATTAAATGAATACTTACACTTGGCCTCGGTTAATTTCAGCCCGAAGAACCTTGCTTGGCTTAAATGAAACCATACTTCTTTGTGATATCTCCATAGACTCACCAGTCTTGGGATTACGTCCTACACGAGGAGATTTCTTCCGAACCTTAAAGGTACCAAACTGAACAAGTTTAACGTTTTTTTCAACAAGAAGATTTTGTTTAATACATTCAAAAAACTCATCAACGATGGTGCTGCAAGTGCGCTTAGAAAAGCCCATCTTATCGTTAATGGCGTCTGCAAGATCTTTTCGAGTAATGTTTTCCCGTGTCACCCCTACATCTCCCGTAATTTTCCGTCAAATTTAGCAGCTACCAAATCAATTATTTTTTGGTGAACTACACCAACTTTTTCATCATCTAACGTTTGCTCGTCTGAGTGATATGTAATCGAGAGGGCTACACTTTTAAAACCTTCTTCAATAGGTTTTCCACTATATACATCAAAAATCTCGGCGCCTTTTACCAGTGGTAACGCTGCAGTTAATATCGCGTCCGTAAGGGTGCCGGCACCAACTGAATCGGGAACAACCAAAGCAAGATCCCAGTTAACAGAGGGATATTTTGAAATTGGTACAAACACGGTTGGTGTTGTTGAAAGTTTAACAAGAGCAGTAATGTCAATGTCTAAGAAAAACACGTCCTGTTTAATCCCGAAGGATTTCAGACAGGATTTTTCAACTTTTCCCATATAGCCAATAAGCGTATCAGCAATATTGACCTCAACAGTAAATCCTTTTTCTGAGTAGGTCAAACCAGTTTCAGGAACTGAAAAACTAGCAGCGCTGAGTCGAAGCTCATTGACAATCGTTTCTATCTTTCCTTTTATATCAATGAGTTCGATACTGTCTGTACCATAATGATAATGTGATGAGCCAGGGTTACGTCTACCGCTGAAAACTGCACAGAGCCGTGTCACCTCATCAGGCAACTCTTGATCAGCACATGGCAGAAAAACCTTGCCAATCTCAAAGAGCGCCACATCAGATGTTTGGCGATTCAAATTATGCCGCACATTTTCAAGAAGTCCAGGCAGCAGCATAGTTCGCATCACCGACTGGTCATCAGTAAGTGGATTGATAATTTGGACAGAGTTGCGACGGTAATCATCAACGCTAAGCTGAAGCATATCGTAATGCTTTGGCGATATAAAACTATAATTCACAGCCTCGTAAAGGCCTAGAGAAACCATGATTCCGGATAGTTGCTTACGAGTCCGTCTGATATCATCCTGTTCAGAAAAACTCATCGGCACAGTTGGCAGCGTCGAGGCAATTTCGTTGTAACCTTTTAAGCGGGCAATCTCTTCAATAAGATCAATTTCTCGATCCAGATCAACCCTGAAACTTGGAGGGAACACCGTAAGGGTCTGATCGTCTTTGACTTCAGTGGCAATTTGGATTCCATTTAAAAATGAGGCCACTTCAACCAGGGAAAGATCCGTTCCCAACAAATCGTTGACCTTGCTAAGACGAAGTGCAATGGGTGGATTTTCGGGCAGCTTACCTACGCAGTCACATCCACCCTCATCTACTTGCCCCCCAGCCAACTCAACAATCAACTGTGCAGCACGGTCAAGTGCGACGATAGTCCCTTTTGGGTCAACACCTCGTTCAAAACGATACGAGGCATCTGTACTCAATTTAAGCGTTCTACTGGTACGTCGAACACTGATGGGATTAAAATAGGCGCTTTCCAACAGGATATCAGTTGTCTGGTTACTGACTTCAGAGTTCCCTCCCCCCATAACGCCGGCAATTGCGACAGGCTTTTCTGCATCACAGATAAGAAGCATCTGCTCATCAAGGTCGCGCACCGTACCGTCAAGGGTCTGCATCTTCTCATTAGCACCTGCATGCCGTACTACAATCTTCTGGCCAGCAATACGATTAAAATCAAAGGCATGAAGTGGCTGGCCGTGCTCAAGCATTACAAAGTTGGTAATGTCGACAACATTATTAATCGGGCGCAAGCCAACGGCCAAAAGTATTCGTTTCAACCACCACGGCGATTCTGAAATAGTGACATTTTTTAGAAGACGAGCAGCGTAGCGAGGACAATCATCAGGTGCATCAACAACAACACTAAAGGATTTGCTTCCAGTTAACACTGGTAAATCTGTTGGAGTACTGTTTTTTAAGGAGCCGCCGACAACACCGGCAACCTCACGGGCAACCCCTATAACACTCGTACAGTCTGGTCGATTCGGGGTAAGATCAACTTCGATAAGTGTATCATCAAGGTCGAGTGCCTGCGTAAGTGTCTGCCCGACAACTGAGGTTTCAGGAAGCACCATGATCCCGCCA includes these proteins:
- the ltrA gene encoding group II intron reverse transcriptase/maturase translates to MQTSLRGIAKRAKEDPKHRFGNLYSLLNEKNLIECFPQLNRKAAPGVDGVDWKAFETDLEENVSQLATALKEKRYKAKLVRRRNIPKPGGKQRPLGIPVIGDKLVQSAAAQILSTIYEQDFLPCSHGYRRGKGPQRAALELSQKLHRGRYRWVVDADIKGFFDHIDHEWLLKMLEQRINDRAFIGLIRKWLKAGILEEDGQVVFPVTGTPQGGVVSAVLANIYLHYVLDLWFEKIVKPRCSGDVMLMRFADDFVCCFQYREDEQRFSKDLGMRLGKFKLELSVEKTKVIKFTRFETENNNSFTFLGFEYRWGLSRAGKPLMTMQTAMSKFRVALAAIEDWIKKDRSKLGTAALLTKLKQKLQGHFNYYGVSGNCDMLRKFRWHACQIVFKWLNRRSQRKSCNWTGFREMLSYFKIPTPRIIGYW
- a CDS encoding ATP-binding protein; amino-acid sequence: MVKIHLAQIYYNTSYYDPPIDYLEEPVAFNEKNNPLGKLRSIDEIQEYLVESKSTYVEHIRAKLLNIANWSGENNCHLLVFPEYSVPPQVLLELRKVSIEYSMIIVAGTHRVQSGANAESIYRNLKIYEDSNFVGSACSPIICPDGTVYLAKKIKKSKWEPNLVTPEKEPKSFRIECKGEPILISVIPCIDSLHTEVIGKILSNKEQQPNIIICPSESPPTALFESIANLLASSETLFCYANTAEFGGSFYNIPEAWGTYLKGHAHFYDKLPSKTEAILELTVDQNCFYAKKGSLNNAPNCYHPFPYPIICIKESEWLNDIEAFKKETIEWLKASDISPAIEWMDLFLSENFAKLPNLVGQNLKYIRHSILPLYDGGIDTIEKSFLNVPIDEKVENTTLLWAIRVNSTIDILSKLIKNIPDDLADDLFACLKYLRKISKKLPSIPNDLPANLSLIPTQPIVQQEFSGEREIIESFQNRGSDVDQIRNFLGNPDNKVIVVTGAIGMGKSSFVHWMFKKQFGDWEILRVYISKEARAPRLIAEIGYLVGIFIDIDSLSTATGNVFRQIVRKIFIEFYKKPKRALVIDDLHDILKSGTARDHNQLSIMMEEAANCKQYIGGRLFIVSSQWLPWKWVNNSGVAHLPLKRINDIYARRIIEFHMRRCNLIKDESIPEPPQDLIDLVKGHPLSAKIVVDAIKDKEFSELSSIIKVNEISGYVAGELLKHVSLSEDEKNAYNF
- a CDS encoding MerR family transcriptional regulator, whose protein sequence is MGQPNGFAQIPDKAYFKIGEVCDITAIKSHTLRYWESEFTVIKPQRADSKQRLYRKVDVENVLKIKSLIYDKGMTLAGVKKYLAQEKTDHKEQKTSSPQVGNILGRIKEELVSIKKILS
- a CDS encoding integration host factor subunit alpha codes for the protein MTRENITRKDLADAINDKMGFSKRTCSTIVDEFFECIKQNLLVEKNVKLVQFGTFKVRKKSPRVGRNPKTGESMEISQRSMVSFKPSKVLRAEINRGQV
- a CDS encoding phenylalanine--tRNA ligase subunit beta yields the protein MKFTVNWLKQYVDFELSADELADRLTMLGLEVDAVEPLYSGLDQILVSKVVNVFDHPNADKLHLCDVDVGGDIKRVVCGAPNVKAGMLAAIVLPGSTINGFKVKKAKIRGEASEGMLCSEKELGLSDGHGGIMVLPETSVVGQTLTQALDLDDTLIEVDLTPNRPDCTSVIGVAREVAGVVGGSLKNSTPTDLPVLTGSKSFSVVVDAPDDCPRYAARLLKNVTISESPWWLKRILLAVGLRPINNVVDITNFVMLEHGQPLHAFDFNRIAGQKIVVRHAGANEKMQTLDGTVRDLDEQMLLICDAEKPVAIAGVMGGGNSEVSNQTTDILLESAYFNPISVRRTSRTLKLSTDASYRFERGVDPKGTIVALDRAAQLIVELAGGQVDEGGCDCVGKLPENPPIALRLSKVNDLLGTDLSLVEVASFLNGIQIATEVKDDQTLTVFPPSFRVDLDREIDLIEEIARLKGYNEIASTLPTVPMSFSEQDDIRRTRKQLSGIMVSLGLYEAVNYSFISPKHYDMLQLSVDDYRRNSVQIINPLTDDQSVMRTMLLPGLLENVRHNLNRQTSDVALFEIGKVFLPCADQELPDEVTRLCAVFSGRRNPGSSHYHYGTDSIELIDIKGKIETIVNELRLSAASFSVPETGLTYSEKGFTVEVNIADTLIGYMGKVEKSCLKSFGIKQDVFFLDIDITALVKLSTTPTVFVPISKYPSVNWDLALVVPDSVGAGTLTDAILTAALPLVKGAEIFDVYSGKPIEEGFKSVALSITYHSDEQTLDDEKVGVVHQKIIDLVAAKFDGKLREM